The following coding sequences lie in one Flagellimonas eckloniae genomic window:
- a CDS encoding sensor histidine kinase, with protein MNKKLFVLLVILMSLSLIGIIFVQVYWIRTSVNDKEEQFSRTVTDILDKVASRVEKREMKDYSDRLASLVDSIGEPKTTQFRNFMFVDRDLNSDEILFYSHGILEEDYNITSTFFDNLGGEDTTIFKNLTSKRTKTVFKEEFGLDGKSYSLTPIQKAEKIGGLSSIDKAAWEDVFMEYAKSSPIHKRVSKKELELMLSQELGNRNIDIDYEYGVYSQGYPTKIKSKKFKFSESKMYKAPIFKDAEGNSSFSLLLTFPTMKKFLFQSIMSMALLSLIFTLVIMVAYSSAIYQLIKQKQISEIKTDFINNMTHEFKTPIATINLAVEAIRNPKSIEDKEKVLRYLGMIKDENKRMHAQVENVLRISKLEKNQLDIRKDRVDVHDIIVDAIAHIELIVADRGGYINSHCDAERSEILANDVHFTNVIVNILDNAVKYSTESPKIDVFTEVVKNSIIVKVKDQGAGMSKAVLKRVFEKFYREHTGDIHNVKGHGLGLAYVKRIIEDHQGEVYAESEKGKGSTFYIKLPLI; from the coding sequence ATGAACAAGAAGCTATTCGTTCTTCTCGTCATTCTCATGAGCTTATCCCTTATAGGGATAATTTTTGTCCAAGTGTATTGGATAAGAACATCTGTAAATGACAAAGAGGAGCAATTCTCAAGAACGGTCACCGACATACTGGATAAAGTTGCAAGCAGGGTAGAGAAGAGGGAGATGAAAGATTATTCAGACCGATTGGCTTCACTGGTTGATAGTATTGGGGAACCCAAAACTACCCAGTTCAGAAATTTTATGTTTGTCGATAGGGATTTGAATTCTGATGAAATTCTGTTCTATTCACATGGAATTCTTGAAGAAGATTATAATATAACATCAACGTTCTTTGATAATTTAGGGGGTGAAGACACCACAATATTTAAAAATTTGACCAGTAAGCGGACCAAGACCGTTTTCAAGGAAGAATTTGGGCTGGACGGTAAAAGTTATAGTTTGACCCCAATTCAAAAAGCTGAAAAGATAGGAGGTCTGTCTAGTATTGATAAGGCAGCTTGGGAAGACGTTTTTATGGAGTATGCCAAAAGCAGTCCAATACACAAAAGGGTATCCAAAAAGGAATTGGAGCTGATGCTTAGTCAAGAATTGGGAAATAGAAACATAGATATCGATTATGAGTATGGGGTGTACAGCCAAGGCTATCCTACCAAAATCAAATCCAAAAAGTTCAAGTTTTCTGAATCCAAAATGTACAAGGCACCGATTTTTAAAGATGCTGAGGGGAATTCGAGTTTTTCGCTATTGCTCACATTTCCAACCATGAAGAAATTTCTTTTTCAATCGATAATGAGTATGGCCTTATTATCCCTGATTTTTACGCTTGTGATTATGGTGGCTTATTCCAGTGCTATCTATCAATTAATCAAGCAAAAACAAATATCTGAGATAAAGACGGATTTCATAAATAATATGACTCATGAGTTCAAGACTCCAATAGCGACAATAAATCTGGCCGTTGAAGCAATCAGAAATCCAAAATCAATTGAAGACAAGGAAAAAGTGTTGCGTTATTTGGGAATGATCAAGGATGAGAATAAACGTATGCATGCCCAGGTAGAAAATGTGCTAAGAATATCCAAATTGGAAAAAAATCAGTTGGACATACGTAAGGATAGGGTAGATGTTCATGACATAATAGTAGACGCTATTGCACATATTGAGTTGATTGTGGCTGATAGAGGAGGCTATATTAATTCGCATTGCGATGCTGAAAGGTCGGAGATACTGGCGAATGATGTCCATTTTACCAATGTAATCGTCAACATTTTGGACAATGCGGTAAAGTATTCAACGGAATCCCCTAAAATAGATGTTTTTACCGAAGTGGTTAAAAACAGTATCATAGTTAAAGTGAAGGATCAGGGAGCTGGAATGAGCAAGGCGGTCCTTAAAAGAGTTTTTGAGAAATTTTACCGGGAACATACCGGAGACATTCACAATGTAAAGGGTCATGGATTAGGGTTGGCCTATGTAAAACGAATAATAGAAGATCATCAAGGAGAGGTCTATGCGGAAAGTGAAAAGGGAAAAGGAAGTACTTTCTACATAAAACTACCTTTAATTTAA
- a CDS encoding gluconokinase, with product MPNSKKVFILMGVSGTGKSTIGNLLSNKLGIPFFDGDDFHPEANIKKMAAGKPLNDDDRQGWLIKLNELAKEYKFRGAIIACSALKESYRGILQNEMENQLQFVHLEGSFELIKSRLENRKDHFMPLELLKSQFETLEPPVDAITVSISLTPDDIVHHIVNQT from the coding sequence ATGCCCAATAGTAAAAAGGTATTTATTCTAATGGGAGTTTCCGGAACTGGAAAATCCACAATTGGCAACTTGCTTTCCAACAAACTTGGCATTCCCTTTTTTGATGGGGATGATTTTCATCCTGAGGCAAATATCAAAAAAATGGCAGCCGGTAAACCATTAAATGATGATGACAGACAGGGATGGCTCATCAAGTTGAATGAATTGGCTAAAGAATACAAATTCAGAGGTGCAATAATTGCGTGCTCTGCCCTGAAAGAAAGTTACCGGGGAATATTACAAAATGAAATGGAGAATCAACTACAGTTCGTCCATTTGGAAGGTTCTTTTGAGCTTATAAAATCTAGATTGGAAAATAGAAAAGACCATTTTATGCCCTTGGAGCTACTCAAATCACAATTTGAAACACTTGAGCCTCCCGTAGATGCAATTACCGTATCCATATCCTTGACCCCTGACGACATTGTACATCATATTGTAAACCAAACGTAA
- a CDS encoding response regulator transcription factor, which translates to MEIEKKKILLVEDDPNFGIVLKDYLSMNDFDVVLAKNGMEGFEKFKKDNYDVCILDVMMPYKDGFTLAREIREKNENVPIIFLTAKTMKEDVLKGYKAGADDYLNKPFDSEVLLMKLKAILQRKASSTLADSKQFEFEIGNFHLNSKLRFLKYMDEEAVKLSPKENELLRLLALHENDLMPRELALTKIWRDDNYFTSRSMDVYIAKLRKYLKRDDVVEILNIHGEGFRLVVKAENQ; encoded by the coding sequence ATGGAAATAGAAAAAAAGAAAATACTTTTAGTTGAGGACGATCCAAACTTTGGTATCGTGTTAAAGGATTATTTGTCCATGAACGACTTTGACGTTGTTCTGGCAAAGAACGGAATGGAAGGTTTTGAGAAGTTCAAAAAAGATAACTATGATGTTTGCATTCTGGACGTAATGATGCCTTATAAAGATGGGTTTACCTTGGCAAGGGAAATACGGGAAAAGAATGAAAATGTCCCAATTATTTTTCTTACTGCCAAAACCATGAAAGAAGATGTGCTTAAGGGGTATAAGGCCGGAGCAGATGATTATTTGAACAAGCCTTTTGATTCTGAAGTATTATTGATGAAACTTAAAGCAATACTTCAAAGAAAGGCATCTAGCACCCTAGCAGACAGCAAGCAATTTGAATTTGAAATCGGAAATTTCCATCTGAATTCAAAACTACGCTTCCTAAAATATATGGATGAGGAAGCGGTTAAACTTTCTCCCAAGGAAAATGAGTTGTTGAGACTTCTCGCGCTTCATGAAAATGATTTAATGCCCAGGGAATTAGCGTTGACCAAAATATGGAGAGATGATAACTATTTCACTTCAAGAAGTATGGATGTTTACATTGCCAAATTAAGAAAATACCTTAAAAGGGATGATGTTGTGGAAATCCTAAATATTCATGGAGAAGGATTTAGATTGGTTGTTAAGGCTGAAAATCAATAA
- a CDS encoding GntP family permease → MIEINLLLAVLAGIAILLFLILKLRIHAFIALLMGSIAVGLIAGLDAKEIIKTVQDGMGSTLGFVATVVGLGAMFGAILETSGGAKTIADFMVSKFGLKKAPGAMVISGFLIAIPVFFDVAFIILVPMIYALQRKTGKSLLLYAIPLLAGLAITHAFIPPTPGPIAVADIIGADLGWVILVGFLAGIPTALIAGLLFGRFIAKKIFVEAPKQLEDSEPSSLPPIGQTLLIIAFPIILILLNTIVSTGALGITNKTVLNGIALIGHPFSALLIANILAWYFFGIKRGFTKQQLFDISTKSLAPAGTIILLTGAGGVFKQVLTNTGAGELLATSLSNAGFPVLAFAFISAAIVRVIQGSSTVAMITAAGLISPLLLNASLSPIELACMVIAIASGASIFSHVNDSGFWLVGQYLGITEKQTFKSWTVMTTILAFVGIFTVSIIYILA, encoded by the coding sequence ATGATAGAAATCAATTTATTGTTAGCCGTTTTAGCTGGTATAGCCATACTCCTGTTCCTAATTTTAAAATTACGGATCCATGCTTTTATTGCCTTACTTATGGGGAGTATTGCAGTTGGTTTAATTGCTGGACTGGATGCAAAGGAAATTATTAAAACCGTTCAAGATGGCATGGGCAGTACTTTGGGCTTTGTTGCCACTGTAGTAGGTCTTGGAGCAATGTTCGGGGCTATCTTGGAAACTTCGGGAGGGGCAAAAACCATTGCCGATTTTATGGTATCCAAATTTGGATTAAAAAAAGCTCCAGGAGCAATGGTAATTTCTGGTTTTTTAATAGCCATACCTGTTTTTTTTGATGTTGCCTTTATCATTTTGGTTCCAATGATCTATGCATTGCAACGAAAAACCGGAAAATCCCTTCTACTCTATGCTATACCATTACTAGCAGGTTTGGCCATTACTCATGCATTTATTCCTCCAACCCCTGGTCCTATTGCCGTAGCCGATATTATTGGAGCTGATTTGGGCTGGGTTATTTTGGTCGGTTTTCTTGCTGGTATTCCTACCGCATTGATTGCCGGACTTTTATTTGGCCGGTTTATAGCAAAGAAAATATTTGTGGAGGCTCCTAAACAGCTGGAAGACTCTGAACCCTCTTCCCTACCTCCCATTGGTCAAACCTTATTAATAATTGCCTTTCCAATTATTCTAATCCTACTCAACACTATTGTATCTACTGGAGCATTGGGAATAACCAACAAAACAGTATTGAACGGTATTGCATTGATAGGGCATCCTTTTTCTGCATTGTTAATCGCAAATATTTTGGCATGGTACTTCTTTGGAATCAAAAGAGGATTTACCAAACAGCAACTTTTTGATATTTCTACTAAATCATTGGCTCCGGCGGGAACCATTATTTTACTAACAGGTGCTGGTGGGGTTTTTAAACAAGTGCTTACAAATACAGGTGCGGGAGAACTGTTAGCCACATCTTTAAGCAATGCTGGTTTTCCTGTATTGGCATTTGCTTTTATAAGTGCTGCAATTGTTAGAGTGATTCAAGGTTCTTCTACGGTTGCCATGATTACCGCAGCAGGTTTAATATCACCATTGTTGCTAAACGCATCATTAAGTCCGATAGAGCTTGCCTGCATGGTTATTGCCATTGCATCCGGTGCAAGTATCTTTTCACATGTAAATGATAGTGGTTTTTGGCTAGTAGGTCAATATTTAGGTATTACAGAAAAGCAAACTTTTAAATCTTGGACGGTTATGACCACAATTCTTGCTTTTGTGGGCATCTTTACTGTATCCATCATCTACATTTTGGCATAA